CTAAATTCCCGCTGATTGCAGTACAGGGTGATGCCCACTTGGCCCGGTGCTGCTTTGCCGATAATTGCCTGCACGTCGTAAAACGGTTTGTTCGCCGGGTTCAGCGGCGCCGGCCGCGACTCAATGCTGCGTGCGCGATTGCTGCCTGATGGTAACAATTGGTAATACAAGGTTTGCACTTCGCCCCGGGGTTGTTGTGCGTCCAGCGGCGACAGCGCATCCCGGCGATAAATGACCGACTGCAGAAAGCGCTGCAACGGCGCCAACAGGCTCTGCTCATCATGAAACGGCAGGCGCTGCTGCCATAGCGCATTGAACTCATCCAGCACGTACAGCTCGGCGAAGCCTTCGTTGACCCGGTAGAACACCTGCACGCAATCGGCCAGGCCCATGGGCAGCAACAGTGCCAGGTCGTGGTCCTCCAGGGCCATGGCGTCCAGGTGCAACGGGCTGTAGCTGGCGAGTTCTTCGCTGAGGTAGGCGATCAGCGCCTCCTGGGTCGCCAGCGACACATGGGTGGCCTGGCCTGGCACCAACTCCATCACGTGGTAGTGCTGCTGCACCTGGAGCAAGTAACGGTGATTGCCTTGGCCCAGCAGCAGGTTTTGCGCGGTGTCGAAGATTTCCTCCACGCGCTGGGCAATGAACTGCGCACGGTTGTGACAGAAGCAGCGCACCCGCAGCCGTGGCAGATGGTCCGGCGGCAACTGGTTGAGGTAGTCGCGCAGGCAGTCGAGCAAGGCATGGGGGCCGTCATAGCGGCTGACCATCACCTCGTTCCAGCTGTTGAGCGTGACCTGGTCCAGGGTCAGCACCAGGTTGTCGCGCACACCGGCGTAGCTCAGGGAGTCGGTGCGCTCGGTGGTCATCAGGATATTCAGGTCGCGGTGGTGCTTGAGCGGGTCGACGCCGACGTTGATCAGCAACAACACCTCTTCTGGCACCGCCGAGCGTAGCAAGCGTTCTTCATCGACGCTGGCCAGGGGGAGGGCGATGCTCTGCTGCAGGCTGCCCAGCAGATTGAACAGCTCGAACTCGGTCATGTCGCTGGTGCCCGGGTGCAGGGCCAGGCGGGTGCTGCTGTCGATTACGCCGTTGCGGTGGCACCAGGTGAGCATTTCCAGCAGATCGCGGCTGCGTTTTATCGGCGCAAAGTGCTCCCATTCCAGGGCCGTGAGGTTGCCGTTGTACAGGCCCCAATGGTGTTGGCCAGGCTCCTTGCGGTTAGGCGATTGCACCAGGGTCAGGGTGTCTTCGGCCAGGTCCGGGGCGATGCCGGGGTTGATGAACTCGACCTTGCCGGCCTTGCGCTCAAAGGCTGCATACAGGCGCCGGCCGAGCACATTGAGGTCGCGCTTGTTGATCAGGCTGACGGTCTGTTCGGTGCGGGCGAACTGGGTCAGGAAGCGATAACTGTAATTCAGCTCATTGACCAGGGCGCGCCGTTCGGAGGCCACCTGGCGCACCTTCCACTGGCTGCGGCTGTCCAGCAGCGCAAGCTGGCGTTGGTCCCAGCCCCACTCATGGGCCAGGCGCTCGAGCAACAGCCGCTGCCAGCCGGTACCGCGCTGGCCGGCAGTGAGCTTGCGGTTGACCTTCAGGTACAGCGCACGCCGTACCAGTTCCAGGCGTTCCGGCTCGTTGCGCGCCTTGAGGTATTCCTCGATACGGCGGTACACCACGATGTACGGGTCCAGCTCGTCCAGGTCCATCTGGTTGGCGAATACTGCGCGCTTGAAGCGCAGGCTCAAGCAGTGCACGTTCGGATGCTCGCTGGCGTAGACCTCGGTCAGCAGCAGCTTGAGCACCGACTTGTAGGGCGACTCGATGCCCTTGAACAGTTGCCACAAGCCGGCCCCGATAAACTCGCCCGGGGGGATACGCGCCAGGTGACCGAGGTCGAGGGTTTCATCGGCGCGGATAAACCGTTTGGAAATCAGCGTGTGGGTGAACTCCGCATAACGGGTTTCTTCATACACGGGCACCAGCCACCAGATCGGCGTGCGCCCTGCCAGCCAGATGGCGGTGCGGTAGAACTCATCCAGCAGCAGGTAGTGCTGGGTGGTGCCGCAGTCGTCGGAGCTGAGTTGTGTGTCCCGTTCGCCGAGCACAAAGCGCGTCGGTTCGATCAGGAAGAAGTGCGCTTCGGCGCCCATGCTCAGGGCCCAGGCTTCCAGCAGTTGGCATTTCTTGCGCAGTTCGGTCAGCTCGGCTTCGCCGAGGTCCGGCGCGTGGCACACCCACACGTCCATATCACTCTGGTCCGCCTGGGCCAGGGTGCCGAGGCTGCCCATCAGGAACAGGCCATGGATCGGCAACGGCGGGTTGCCATGGCGTGGCTTGTAGGAAAACGAGCGGGTCAGGCGCTGTGCTTCGGTCAGGGCTTGGGCGTCGGGTTCGAAATTCGACAGGCCCGCCGGTGTGCTGCCCGAGACATAGCCTGGCAGCAGCGGGTGATTGACGTGAAAAAACAGCGGCAACAGGCTCAGCACGCTTTGCTGGCGTGGCGTCAGCCCCTCGACGGCCCGGGCCATGCGGCCTTCATTGAGGGCCATGAAGCGCGCGCGCAACTGGGCCAATACCTTGCGGTCGATGCCTTCGTCCAGGTCGGGGCGGATTTCATGGGTGCGGGTCATGTCGAACTCGGTGGCTCGCAGGGCCCGACGTGGGCGGCCGTCTCGGAGTTTACAGCCAGTAGCGTAGGAGGTTTAGAGGGAAATGGTTTTTGGCGTCAGAATTTTGTGGCGTGCACGGCAACGCCCTCGGAATCCGCGCTGGGCGGACTCCATGGGCGGTATCAGGTATCAGGCAGCTTCTTGGGTGGTGGCGGTGCTCAAAATGGTCAGCAGGGTTTGGGCCTGCTCTGCAGCGTCCCGGCCCAGGCTGGTCAGGTAGCCTCCGTCCGGCTGGTCGATCAGTTTTTTCTCGAACAGGCGTTTGGCCGCGGCGATGGCAGTGGGGGCGGCGGTCTGGTGGACTTTCAGACCTTCCTGGGAGCTGCCCAGGTTGAAGAGTGCAAGGATTTCCAGTTCGGCAACCAACTCAGGGGTATACGACATAAGGACTCCAGACTTTCTAAGAATTTATTAGAGGCTAGCAGGGCATAAGGTGAACGCACTTTGCCGGGCTGTCCAGTGAGAAACTCTTGGGTCTTGATATGGCGCAGTTTTGTGGCGAGGAAGCAGGCTTCCAGGCCACGCAGGTGCCCGATTCAGTCGTTTTCGGGTGGCAGTTCGGGCAGTGCTCGCAGCGCTGTTTCATACCATTCGGTATCAAAGGCGCGGTCTTCTTCGAGCATCTTGTCGATTTCCACGGCCAGCACATGGGCCATGAGGTTCAGAATGTCGTCGCGCTCGTAGCCCACCAGGGTCAGCTTGTTGAAGGTGGCTTTGGCGGCAGGCGGGTTGTCGCTTTCGATCTGGTTTTCGATGGCCTGGGTCAGCGTGCTTTCGGTGAACTCTTCTTCGTCGTCGTCGTTGCTATGGGTTGGCTCGCTCATGGCAGGCTCCTCAAGGAAAGGGCGCCAGTCTACCCCCATTCAGGCAGGTGATGCTGCTGGCAAGGCCAGGTCCTGGGAGCTATAACGCTTGCAGCCCACCCCATACCCGGCCTGGAGGCAACGGTAATGCTCAAGCTCTACGGATTTTCGGTCAGCAACTACTACAACATGGTCAAACTGGCGTTGCTGGAGAAGGGGTTGTCTTTCGAAGAGGTGCCTTTTTATGCCGGGCAAACCCCTGAAGCGCTGGCCGTGAGCCCGCGTGGCAAGGTGCCAGTGCTGGGCGTGAAGCAGGGCTTTATCAACGAGACCAGCGTGATCCTCGAATACATCGAGCACACCCAGGAGGGGCCTGCGCTGCTCCCGGCCGAGCCGTTTCAGCGTGCGCAAGTGCTGGCGCTGTGCCGGGAAATCGAGCTGTATATCGAATTGCCCGCCCGTGCGTGTTTCGCCGAGGCGTTTTTTGGCATGCCGGTGCCGGACGCGATCAAGGAGAAGTCCAAGGCCGAGTTGCTGTTGGGGTTTGGTTCATTGGGCAGGCACGGCAAGTTCGCGCCTTATGTGGCCGGGGAGCATTTTACGATTGCCGATCTGTATTTCATGTACAGCGTGAACCTCGCCTGTGCGGTGGGCGAGAAGCTGTTTGGCCTGGACCTGTTGGCTGAAATGCCGGCGGCCAAGGCGTTGCTGGACCGGTTGCATGCCATGCCCAACGCCCAGAGGGTGGCGGCGGACAGGGAGGCGGCGATGCCGGCGTTTATGGCGATGGTTGCTGCCAAGAAGTAGAACTTCGGCGCTACAGCTGACGCCTTCGCGAGCAAGCCCGCTCCCACATTTTGATGTGTGAACCCATTCAAATGTGGGAGCTGGCTTGCCTGCGATGCTTTTAGGCTTTAGCGACTGGCGAGTAGTGCCTGGCCGCGTACTACAGCAGCCTTCACCTGCGCCGGCGCAGTACCGCCGACGTGGTTACGGGCATTCACCGAGCCCTCCAGGGTCAGCACGGCAAATACATCCTGCTCGATCTGGTCGCTGAACTGGCGCAGTTCTTCCAGACTCATTTCCGCCAGGTCTTTGCCGGTGTCCACGCCGTATTTCACGGCATGGCCGACGATTTCGTGGCAATCACGGAACGGCAGGCCACGGCGCACCAGGTAGTCCGCCAGGTCGGTCGCGGTGGAGAACCCGCGCAGCGCCGCTTCACGCATGATCGCGTGCTTGGGCTTGATCGCCGGGATCATGTCGGCAAAGGCACGCAGCGAATCGCGCAGGGTGTCGGCGGCGTCGAACAGCGGCTCTTTGTCTTCCTGGTTGTCCTTGTTGTAGGCCAACGGTTGGCCCTTCATCAAGGTCAGCAGGCCCATCAGTGCACCGAACACGCGGCCGCTCTTGCCACGCACCAGTTCCGGTACGTCGGGGTTTTTCTTTTGCGGCATGATCGAGCTGCCGGTGCAGAAGCGGTCCGGCAAGTCGATGAACTGGAATTGCGCGCTGGTCCACAGCACCAGTTCTTCGGAGAAACGCGACAGGTGCATCATCGCGATGCTGGCGGCGGCGCAGAATTCGATGGCGAAGTCACGGTCCGATACGCCGTCCAGGGAGTTGCCGCCCACGGCGTCAAAACCCAGCAGTTGCGCGGTGTATTCGCGGTCGATCGGGTAGGTGGTGCCGGCCAGCGCAGCACTGCCAAGCGGCATGCGGTTGGCGCGTTTGCGGCAATCCACCAGGCGCTCGTAGTCGCGGCTGAGCATTTCGAACCAGGCCAGCAGATGGTGGCCGAAGGTCACGGGCTGTGCGGTTTGCAGGTGGGTAAAGCCGGGCATGATGGTGTCCGACTCACGCTCGGCCTGCTCCAGCAGGCCTTTTTGCAGGCGGGTGATTTCGGCCAGGATCAGGTCGATTTCATCGCGCAGCCACAGGCGGATATCGGTGGCCACCTGGTCGTTACGGCTGCGACCGGTGTGCAGCTTCTTGCCGGTAACACCGATGCGATCGGTGAGGCGCGCCTCGATGTTCATGTGCACGTCTTCCAGGTCGACGCGCCAGTCGAACGTACCGGCTTCGATTTCACCGCGAATGGTGGTCAGGCCGTCGATGATGCTGTCGCGCTCGGCGTCGGTCAGCACGCCGACCTTGGCCAGCATCGTCGCGTGGGCGATGGAGCCCATGATGTCGTGGCGGTACAGGCGCTGGTCGAAGGTGACGGAGGCGGTGAAGCGGGCGACGAAGGCGTCGACGGGTTCACTGAAGCGGCCGCCCCAGGACTGGTTGGTCTTGTCGGTGCTCATGGATTCGCTCGTGATCTGCTTAATAAAGAGGCATGGAAGTCTGCCGGCGATAATAACAGGGTTGCCCGGGGAGGCGGTGCTGTGGGTCGTCGGCATTTTTATTTGTGCAAAGGATGGCTAAGTGCCTTGCCGTCGGTCGCGTCCGGGACGAGACTGGAGCCAGGGGCTTATTGAAACGATATTTGTCGATTGAGCAATGTCGTCTCAGCGAGCGTCTACAGTTGGACTGATAGTGTGTGAATGCACCAAAGTCGGGTGATGCGGTCATAGCCCAGACTATCCATTTTTAAAAGGGGGGTATTCGGATTGTGTATCAGCAAACCCTACGACGATGCCCGCAGGCAGCCGGTCTTGGGCGCTATTGAACAAGTCCGGGTAAATATGGGTGCCGCCGTCGGGGCACTTTTTGCCGCTCGCGCTAGTCTTAGCGTGGATCGCTGTGACGCAAGTCACCGCACCTGTCTACGCTATCCTTGTGCGAGACTCACGCAGGAATCCAGCGCAATATGAATGTCCTGATCGTTGATGACGAACCCCAAGCCCGCGAGCGACTGAGCCGTTTGGTCAGTGAACTCGAGGGTTATACAGTCCTTGAACCGAGCGCCACCACCGGCGAGGAGGCGTTGACGCTGATCGACAGCCTCAAGCCGGATGTGGTGTTGCTCGATATCCGCATGCCGGGCCTTGATGGCCTGCAAGTCGCCGCCCGCCTGAGTGAGCGAGAATCGCCGCCGGCCGTGGTGTTGTGTGCTGCCCAGGAAGAGTTTTCCGCAGACACGCTCGACGCCAGCGGTGTCAGCTTCCTCACCAAGCCGGTGGCGGGCGAGGCGCTGCTTAAAGCGCTTAAAAAGGCCGAGCGCCCTAACCGTGTCCAGCTTGCGGCGCTGACCCAGCCCGCCGCCCAAAGCGGTAACGGGCCACGCAGCCATATCAGCGCACGCACCCGCAAAGGCATCGAACTGATCCCCTTGGGCGAGGTGGTCTATTTTATCGCCGACCACAAGTATGTAACCCTGCGCCACGAGGCTGGCGAAGTCTTGCTCGATGAGCCGCTCAAGGCCCTTGAGGATGAGTTCGGCGACCGTTTCGTGCGTATCCACCGCAACGCGCTGGTGGCCCGCGAGCGTATCGAACGCCTGCAGCGCACGCCTCTGGGGCATTTTCAATTGTTCCTTAAAGGGCTTAACGGCGATGCGTTGATCGTCAGCCGCCGCCATGTCGCCGGCGTGCGCAAGATGATGCAGCAGCTGTAGCTCAAGGGCTGTGGCGCGGCTGCGTTCCTTATCCCGGTGCGACGTGGCCAGGAGGCCCCGCACTTGCTGATTCAAATCAAAGCGTATTTGCTTGAGCTGTTATTATCTGCCGTATCTATTCAGTACGGATTGATCCATGTCCTCTCGCGAAATCCGCATCGCCACCCGTAAAAGCGCCTTGGCCTTGTGGCAGGCCGAATACGTCAAAGCCCGCCTTGAGCAGGCCCATCCGGACCTCACGGTGACCCTGGTGCCCATGGTCAGTCGCGGCGATAAGCTGCTGGACTCGCCACTCTCGAAAATTGGCGGTAAGGGCCTGTTCGTCAAGGAGCTGGAAACCGCGCTGCTGGAAAACGAAGCCGATATCGCCGTGCATTCAATGAAAGATGTGCCCATGGACTTCCCTGAAGGCCTGGGCCTGTTTTGCATCTGCGAGCGTGAAGACCCGCGCGATGCCTTCGTGTCCAACACCTATGCCTCGCTGGATGAGTTGCCCTTGGGCAGCATCGTCGGTACGTCCAGCCTGCGTCGCCAGGCACAGCTGTTGACGCGCCGCCCGGACCTGCAGATCCGCTTTTTGCGCGGCAACGTCAATACCCGTCTGGCCAAGCTGGACGCCGGTGAATATGACGCGATCATCCTCGCCGCGGCCGGGTTGATCCGGCTGGGCTTCGAAGACCGCATCACCTCGGCCATCAGTGTCGAGGACAGCCTGCCAGCTGGCGGGCAGGGCGCCGTAGGCATTGAATGCCGCACCGCCGACAGTGAAATCCACGCGCTGCTCAAACCCCTGGACCACCACGACACCGAAGTGCGCGTCACGGCCGAACGGGCCCTGAACAAGCACCTCAATGGTGGCTGCCAGGTGCCGATCGCCTGCTATGCCGTGCTCGAAGGTGAAAACCTGTGGCTGCGTGGCCTGGTGGGCGACCCGGAGGGTGGCACCCTGCTGACCGCCGAAGTGCGTGGCCCGCAGCGCGATGCCACGGCGCTGGGTATTCAGGTGGCTGAAGAGTTGTTAAGCAAGGGCGCTGGCGCCATTCTGCAAAAAGTCTACGGCGAGGCCGGCCCGCAGTGACCGACTGGCGCGTGCTGCTGACGCGGCCTGCCGAGGAATCGGCGGCCGTGGCGGCGGTATTGTCCGATGCCGGCATTTTCAGCAGCAGCTTGCCGTTGCTGGACACCGAGCCGCTGCCCGTTACCCCCGAGCAACAAGCCATCTTCGGCGATATTGGCCGCTATTGCGCGGTGATCGTGGTCAGCAAGCCGGCTGCGCGTCTTGCCGTACAACAGCTGACTCGAGCCTGGCCGCAGTTGCCCTGGTTCAGCGTCGGCGCGGCCACGGCTCAGGTACTGGCTGATCACGGGCTGAACGTCCACTATCCGCAAACGGGCGACGACAGCGAAGCCTTGCTTCAATTGCCTGCGTTGCGCGAGGCTATCGCACAGCCCGATGCACGGGTGCTGATCCTGCGCGGTGAGGGCGGCCGGGAGCTGCTGGCTGAGCGTTTGCGCGAGCAAGCTGCTAGTGTCGACTACGTGGAGTTGTACCGGCGTTTCCTTCCGGCCTACGACGCCGGTGCTCTGATGCAGCGCATCCAGTTGGAACGCCTGAACGGCCTGGTGGTCAGCAGTGGGCAGGGTTTTTTACATCTGCAAGCCCTGGCCGGCGCCGATTGGCCCCAGTTGGCACGGCTGCCGTTGTTCGTGCCGAGCCCGCGAGTCTATGAGATGGCGCGAGCGGCTGGTGCAGAAAAAGTTGTGGATTGTCGCGGCGCGAGTGCCGCGGCTTTGTTAGTGGCGATACGGAGCTATACCGTTCCCACTCTCTGATACGCAAAGGACGGATACGTGAGCGAAACAGCCTTGCCTAAAGATGAAACCCAACCCGCACTCGATGCGCCGGTTGAGTCACCGGTCACTGCGCCGCGCCGTGGCAATGGCCTGGCAATCGTCGCCCTGCTGCTGGGCGCCGCCGGTGTTGCCGCTGGTGGTTGGGGGATCTGGCAGGTCCGTGCCCTGCAAGCCAGCAGCCAGCAACAGCTGGGCCAGGTGCAGACCCTCGATGACCAGTCCCAGACCCTCAAGCAAAGCCAGCAGCAATTGGCGGCGCGCCTGGCCCAGTTGCCGGGCGCGGACGAGCTTGAGGAGCGCCGCCGTCTGGTGGCCCAATTGCAGGGTGATCAACAGCGCTTGAGCCAGCGCCTGGAAACCGTGCTGGGGGCCAGCCGTCAGGATTGGCGTTTGGCCGAGGCCGAGCATCTGATTCGTCTGGCGAGCCTGCGACTGTCTGCCCTGCAAGATATCAACAGCGCCCAGGCGCTGGTCCAGGGGCCGACGAGATTCTGCGCGAGCAGAGCGACCCGGGTTCCTACGCCGCCCGTGAGCAACTCGCCAAGAGCCTGGCCGCGCTGCGCAGCACCGAACAGCCGGACCGCACCGGGCTGTACCTGCAATTGGCGGCCTTGCGTGATCAGGTCGTGCAACTGGCGGCCATCGCGCCTGAATATCAACTCACCGATCCGGCATCCCAAGGCCGTCAAAGCACCGATACGGACAGCCGATGGCGCCAGTGGTGGGAGCAGATTTCGCGCTACTTCCGCATCGACTTCAACCCGGATGACAACATCCGTCCGCTGCTGGCCGGCCAAGGCCTGAACCAGGTGCGCCTGGCCCTGAGCCTGGCCCTGGAGCAGGCGCAATGGGCAGCGCTCAATGGTGAAACGGCGGTGTACAGCCGCTCTCTGGGTGAGGCGCGTAGCGTGCTGCAGGACAACTTCAACCAGGACAACCCGCAAAGCAAGGCGATGCTGGCGCGTATCGCCGAGCTTGAGCCCAAGGCCGTCTCGGTGGTGAC
The genomic region above belongs to Pseudomonas poae and contains:
- a CDS encoding class I adenylate cyclase is translated as MTRTHEIRPDLDEGIDRKVLAQLRARFMALNEGRMARAVEGLTPRQQSVLSLLPLFFHVNHPLLPGYVSGSTPAGLSNFEPDAQALTEAQRLTRSFSYKPRHGNPPLPIHGLFLMGSLGTLAQADQSDMDVWVCHAPDLGEAELTELRKKCQLLEAWALSMGAEAHFFLIEPTRFVLGERDTQLSSDDCGTTQHYLLLDEFYRTAIWLAGRTPIWWLVPVYEETRYAEFTHTLISKRFIRADETLDLGHLARIPPGEFIGAGLWQLFKGIESPYKSVLKLLLTEVYASEHPNVHCLSLRFKRAVFANQMDLDELDPYIVVYRRIEEYLKARNEPERLELVRRALYLKVNRKLTAGQRGTGWQRLLLERLAHEWGWDQRQLALLDSRSQWKVRQVASERRALVNELNYSYRFLTQFARTEQTVSLINKRDLNVLGRRLYAAFERKAGKVEFINPGIAPDLAEDTLTLVQSPNRKEPGQHHWGLYNGNLTALEWEHFAPIKRSRDLLEMLTWCHRNGVIDSSTRLALHPGTSDMTEFELFNLLGSLQQSIALPLASVDEERLLRSAVPEEVLLLINVGVDPLKHHRDLNILMTTERTDSLSYAGVRDNLVLTLDQVTLNSWNEVMVSRYDGPHALLDCLRDYLNQLPPDHLPRLRVRCFCHNRAQFIAQRVEEIFDTAQNLLLGQGNHRYLLQVQQHYHVMELVPGQATHVSLATQEALIAYLSEELASYSPLHLDAMALEDHDLALLLPMGLADCVQVFYRVNEGFAELYVLDEFNALWQQRLPFHDEQSLLAPLQRFLQSVIYRRDALSPLDAQQPRGEVQTLYYQLLPSGSNRARSIESRPAPLNPANKPFYDVQAIIGKAAPGQVGITLYCNQREFSELEFGDQLFAVVAQEIVGQRRETERYRCYITDLDLSGLLGDVQSPSNLYLRYKAELELSLNEALSQI
- a CDS encoding TIGR02647 family protein: MSYTPELVAELEILALFNLGSSQEGLKVHQTAAPTAIAAAKRLFEKKLIDQPDGGYLTSLGRDAAEQAQTLLTILSTATTQEAA
- a CDS encoding glutathione S-transferase, which codes for MLKLYGFSVSNYYNMVKLALLEKGLSFEEVPFYAGQTPEALAVSPRGKVPVLGVKQGFINETSVILEYIEHTQEGPALLPAEPFQRAQVLALCREIELYIELPARACFAEAFFGMPVPDAIKEKSKAELLLGFGSLGRHGKFAPYVAGEHFTIADLYFMYSVNLACAVGEKLFGLDLLAEMPAAKALLDRLHAMPNAQRVAADREAAMPAFMAMVAAKK
- the argH gene encoding argininosuccinate lyase, whose protein sequence is MSTDKTNQSWGGRFSEPVDAFVARFTASVTFDQRLYRHDIMGSIAHATMLAKVGVLTDAERDSIIDGLTTIRGEIEAGTFDWRVDLEDVHMNIEARLTDRIGVTGKKLHTGRSRNDQVATDIRLWLRDEIDLILAEITRLQKGLLEQAERESDTIMPGFTHLQTAQPVTFGHHLLAWFEMLSRDYERLVDCRKRANRMPLGSAALAGTTYPIDREYTAQLLGFDAVGGNSLDGVSDRDFAIEFCAAASIAMMHLSRFSEELVLWTSAQFQFIDLPDRFCTGSSIMPQKKNPDVPELVRGKSGRVFGALMGLLTLMKGQPLAYNKDNQEDKEPLFDAADTLRDSLRAFADMIPAIKPKHAIMREAALRGFSTATDLADYLVRRGLPFRDCHEIVGHAVKYGVDTGKDLAEMSLEELRQFSDQIEQDVFAVLTLEGSVNARNHVGGTAPAQVKAAVVRGQALLASR
- a CDS encoding LytTR family DNA-binding domain-containing protein, yielding MNVLIVDDEPQARERLSRLVSELEGYTVLEPSATTGEEALTLIDSLKPDVVLLDIRMPGLDGLQVAARLSERESPPAVVLCAAQEEFSADTLDASGVSFLTKPVAGEALLKALKKAERPNRVQLAALTQPAAQSGNGPRSHISARTRKGIELIPLGEVVYFIADHKYVTLRHEAGEVLLDEPLKALEDEFGDRFVRIHRNALVARERIERLQRTPLGHFQLFLKGLNGDALIVSRRHVAGVRKMMQQL
- the hemC gene encoding hydroxymethylbilane synthase, which translates into the protein MSSREIRIATRKSALALWQAEYVKARLEQAHPDLTVTLVPMVSRGDKLLDSPLSKIGGKGLFVKELETALLENEADIAVHSMKDVPMDFPEGLGLFCICEREDPRDAFVSNTYASLDELPLGSIVGTSSLRRQAQLLTRRPDLQIRFLRGNVNTRLAKLDAGEYDAIILAAAGLIRLGFEDRITSAISVEDSLPAGGQGAVGIECRTADSEIHALLKPLDHHDTEVRVTAERALNKHLNGGCQVPIACYAVLEGENLWLRGLVGDPEGGTLLTAEVRGPQRDATALGIQVAEELLSKGAGAILQKVYGEAGPQ
- a CDS encoding uroporphyrinogen-III synthase yields the protein MTDWRVLLTRPAEESAAVAAVLSDAGIFSSSLPLLDTEPLPVTPEQQAIFGDIGRYCAVIVVSKPAARLAVQQLTRAWPQLPWFSVGAATAQVLADHGLNVHYPQTGDDSEALLQLPALREAIAQPDARVLILRGEGGRELLAERLREQAASVDYVELYRRFLPAYDAGALMQRIQLERLNGLVVSSGQGFLHLQALAGADWPQLARLPLFVPSPRVYEMARAAGAEKVVDCRGASAAALLVAIRSYTVPTL